In a genomic window of Micromonospora cremea:
- the aroB gene encoding 3-dehydroquinate synthase — translation MDEVTRIPVGGERPYDVLVGRDLLDTLPGLLPGATRAAVLHAPPLKGLADALGERLRAAGVEPLPIEVPDAEAGKQIDVAAACWDRLGAAGFTRTDAVVGVGGGAVTDLAGFVAACWLRGVRWVPVATSLLGMVDAAVGGKTGINTAAGKNLVGSFHPPVGMLADLATLDSLPAVDLAAGLAEVVKCGFIADPAILDLVEREPAAATDPRGAVTRELIERAIRVKADVVSGDLRESGLREVLNYGHTLAHAIEQVEGYRWRHGHAVAVGLVYAAALARLAGRLDGPTADRHRVVLAALGLPVSYPADAWSQLLAVMRVDKKARGSRLRFVVLDGLARPAMLEGPDDALLEAAYREVATG, via the coding sequence ATGGACGAGGTGACCCGGATCCCGGTCGGCGGCGAACGGCCGTACGACGTGCTGGTCGGACGCGACCTGTTGGACACGCTGCCCGGGCTGCTGCCCGGCGCGACCCGGGCGGCGGTGCTGCACGCGCCTCCGCTCAAGGGGCTCGCCGACGCGCTCGGCGAGCGGCTGCGCGCGGCCGGCGTCGAGCCGCTGCCGATCGAGGTGCCCGACGCCGAGGCGGGCAAGCAGATCGACGTGGCCGCCGCCTGCTGGGACCGGCTCGGCGCGGCCGGCTTCACCCGTACCGATGCGGTGGTCGGTGTCGGCGGCGGCGCGGTGACCGACCTGGCCGGGTTCGTGGCGGCCTGCTGGCTGCGCGGGGTGCGCTGGGTGCCGGTGGCCACCTCACTGCTGGGCATGGTGGACGCCGCGGTCGGCGGCAAGACCGGCATCAACACCGCCGCCGGCAAGAACCTGGTGGGCTCGTTCCACCCGCCGGTCGGCATGCTGGCCGACCTGGCCACCCTGGACAGCCTGCCCGCGGTCGACCTGGCGGCCGGGCTGGCCGAGGTGGTCAAGTGCGGATTCATCGCCGATCCGGCGATCCTGGATCTGGTCGAGCGTGAGCCGGCGGCTGCCACCGACCCGCGCGGTGCGGTCACCCGGGAGCTGATCGAGCGGGCGATCCGGGTCAAGGCCGACGTGGTCTCCGGTGACCTGCGGGAGTCGGGCCTGCGGGAGGTGCTCAACTACGGCCACACGCTGGCGCACGCGATCGAGCAGGTCGAGGGCTACCGCTGGCGGCACGGCCATGCCGTCGCCGTCGGCCTGGTGTACGCCGCCGCGCTGGCCCGGCTCGCCGGCCGGCTGGACGGGCCGACCGCCGACCGGCACCGGGTCGTCCTGGCCGCGCTCGGCCTGCCGGTGAGCTACCCGGCCGACGCCTGGTCGCAGTTGCTGGCCGTGATGCGGGTGGACAAGAAGGCCCGGGGCAGCCGGCTGCGGTTCGTGGTGCTGGACGGGCTGGCCCGCCCGGCGATGCTCGAGGGCCCGGACGACGCGCTGCTCGAAGCCGCCTACCGGGAGGTGGCCACCGGGTGA
- the aroQ gene encoding type II 3-dehydroquinate dehydratase, giving the protein MKVYVLNGPNLGRLGTREPAVYGATSYADLVALCERTGRELGLDVTVRQTDAEHELLGWLHAAADEGAAVVLNPAAWSHYSYAVRDACAMLRGPLVEVHISNIHAREEFRHHSVISAVATGVICGLGIDGYRLALHHLAAR; this is encoded by the coding sequence GTGAAGGTGTACGTGTTGAACGGGCCGAACCTGGGCCGGCTGGGCACCCGCGAGCCCGCGGTGTACGGCGCGACCAGCTACGCCGACCTGGTGGCGCTCTGCGAGCGGACCGGCCGGGAGCTGGGGCTCGACGTGACGGTCCGGCAGACCGACGCCGAGCACGAGCTGCTCGGCTGGCTGCACGCCGCCGCCGACGAGGGCGCCGCGGTGGTGCTCAACCCGGCCGCCTGGTCGCACTACTCGTACGCCGTGCGGGACGCCTGCGCCATGCTGCGCGGGCCGTTGGTCGAGGTGCACATCTCCAACATCCACGCCCGCGAGGAGTTCCGGCACCACTCGGTGATCTCCGCGGTGGCGACCGGGGTGATCTGCGGGCTCGGCATCGACGGTTACCGACTCGCCCTGCACCACCTGGCCGCCCGCTGA
- the efp gene encoding elongation factor P produces the protein MASTNDLKNGLVLNLDGELWAVVEFQHVKPGKGGAFVRTTLKNVLSGKVVDKTFNAGTKVETATVDKRTMQYLYADGEDYVFMDLETFDQITVPGGTVGEAANYLLPEAEATVATHEGVPLYIELPTSVVLEVTYTEPGLQGDRSTGGNKPATVETGATVQVPLFITTGEKIKVDTRDGRYLGRS, from the coding sequence ATGGCCTCCACCAACGACCTCAAAAACGGCCTGGTACTCAACCTCGACGGCGAGCTCTGGGCTGTCGTCGAGTTCCAGCACGTCAAGCCCGGTAAGGGTGGTGCGTTCGTGCGCACCACGCTGAAGAACGTGCTGTCCGGGAAGGTGGTCGACAAGACCTTCAACGCGGGCACCAAGGTCGAGACCGCGACCGTGGACAAGCGCACGATGCAGTACCTGTACGCCGACGGCGAGGACTACGTCTTCATGGATCTGGAGACTTTCGACCAGATCACCGTCCCCGGCGGCACGGTCGGCGAGGCGGCCAACTACCTCCTCCCCGAGGCCGAGGCGACCGTCGCCACGCACGAGGGCGTCCCGCTCTACATCGAGCTGCCCACCAGCGTGGTGCTGGAGGTCACCTACACCGAGCCGGGTCTGCAGGGCGACCGGTCGACCGGCGGCAACAAGCCGGCCACCGTCGAGACCGGCGCGACCGTGCAGGTGCCGCTGTTCATCACCACCGGCGAGAAGATCAAGGTCGACACGCGCGACGGCCGTTACCTCGGCCGCTCCTGA
- the nusB gene encoding transcription antitermination factor NusB, translating to MPARRKARKRALDVLYEADLRDRPPVEVLAGYVQRIEQPRPEHLGYAVGLVEGVAEHLNRIDELIASYAEGWTLERMPVVDRNLARIAVYELLYVDEIDDAVAISEAVELARQMSTDDSPRFLNGILGRIAEYATR from the coding sequence ATGCCGGCGCGCCGCAAGGCGCGCAAGCGGGCGCTGGACGTCCTCTACGAGGCCGACCTTCGGGACCGGCCCCCGGTCGAGGTGCTCGCCGGCTACGTGCAGCGGATCGAGCAGCCCCGACCGGAGCACCTGGGCTACGCGGTGGGCCTGGTCGAGGGGGTCGCCGAGCACCTCAACCGGATCGACGAGCTGATCGCCAGCTACGCCGAGGGCTGGACGCTGGAGCGGATGCCGGTGGTGGACCGCAACCTGGCCCGGATCGCGGTCTACGAGTTGCTCTACGTCGACGAGATCGACGACGCGGTGGCGATCAGCGAGGCTGTGGAGCTGGCCCGTCAGATGTCCACCGACGACTCGCCGCGCTTCCTCAACGGCATCCTCGGCCGGATCGCCGAGTACGCCACCCGCTGA
- a CDS encoding transcriptional regulator — translation MPSEYAKSLGARLRSIRQQQGLSLQGVEEKSNGRWKAVVVGSYERGDRAVTVSRLAELAEFYRVPVSELLPDGSGVRHEPTSKIVLDLERLYDEASEDLAYVARYARAIQQQRGDYNGRVLSIRADDLRALAIVYDASPSGLIERLTEHGVLVADPRAFFAS, via the coding sequence ATGCCCTCTGAATACGCCAAGTCTCTGGGCGCCCGCCTGCGCTCCATCCGCCAACAGCAGGGTCTCTCCCTGCAGGGCGTGGAGGAGAAGTCGAACGGGCGGTGGAAGGCCGTGGTGGTCGGGTCGTACGAGCGCGGCGACCGTGCCGTGACGGTGTCCCGCCTGGCCGAGCTTGCCGAGTTCTACCGTGTCCCCGTCTCGGAGCTGCTGCCCGACGGCAGCGGGGTCCGTCACGAGCCCACCAGCAAGATTGTCCTGGACCTGGAGCGGCTCTACGACGAGGCCTCCGAGGACCTGGCCTACGTCGCCCGCTACGCCCGCGCCATCCAGCAGCAGCGCGGCGACTACAACGGTCGGGTGCTCTCCATCCGCGCCGACGACCTGCGGGCGCTCGCGATCGTCTACGACGCCTCGCCGTCGGGTCTGATCGAGCGGCTCACCGAGCACGGTGTGCTGGTCGCCGACCCCCGGGCGTTCTTCGCCTCCTGA
- the pyrR gene encoding bifunctional pyr operon transcriptional regulator/uracil phosphoribosyltransferase PyrR, protein MAYPPAARSSPPRQPSVKVILASADVQRVVDRIAHQILEKTQGAAETVLLGIPTRGAPLARRLAARISTFEDVAVPVGVLDITLYRDDLRRHATRAVGPTELPPGGIDGKRVILVDDVLFSGRTVRAALDALNDLGRPASVQLAVLVDRGHRELPIRADYVGKNIPTSLAESVKVTLAETDGTDEVKLYGGTTS, encoded by the coding sequence GTGGCATACCCACCGGCTGCCCGCTCGTCACCACCGCGACAACCCTCGGTGAAGGTGATCCTCGCCAGCGCCGACGTGCAACGCGTGGTCGACCGCATCGCCCACCAGATCCTGGAGAAGACCCAGGGCGCCGCCGAGACGGTGCTGCTGGGGATTCCCACCCGGGGCGCCCCCCTCGCCCGGCGGCTCGCCGCCCGGATCAGCACCTTCGAGGACGTCGCCGTCCCGGTCGGTGTGCTCGACATCACCCTGTACCGCGACGACCTGCGCCGGCACGCCACCCGCGCGGTCGGCCCGACCGAGCTGCCGCCCGGCGGCATCGACGGCAAGCGGGTCATCCTCGTCGACGACGTGCTCTTCTCCGGCCGCACCGTCCGGGCCGCGCTCGACGCGCTCAACGACCTGGGCCGTCCGGCGTCCGTGCAGCTCGCCGTCCTGGTCGACCGCGGCCACCGGGAGCTGCCGATCCGCGCCGACTACGTCGGCAAGAACATCCCGACCTCGCTCGCCGAGAGCGTCAAGGTGACGCTCGCCGAGACCGACGGGACGGACGAGGTCAAGTTGTACGGGGGGACCACCTCATGA
- a CDS encoding aspartate carbamoyltransferase catalytic subunit: MIKHLLSGADLDADTATEILDTAAEMATVAGREIKKLPALRGRTVVNLFYEDSTRTRISFEAAAKRLSADVINFSAKGSSVTKGESLKDTALTLQAMGADAVVVRHPASGAPHRLANWVDGSVVNAGDGTHEHPTQALLDAYTMRSRLGRLAGLSVAVVGDVLHSRVARSNVLLLSTLGAKVTLVGPPTLIPVDIAAALAPGTDVSYDLDSVLPNVDVVMMLRVQRERMNDSYFPSAREYARRYGLDGPRMRRLPEHAIVMHPGPMNRGMEITPEVADSPRSTIVEQVTNGVSVRMAVLYLLLGGNNR, encoded by the coding sequence ATGATCAAGCACCTGCTCTCCGGCGCGGACCTGGACGCCGACACCGCCACCGAGATCCTGGACACCGCCGCCGAGATGGCCACGGTCGCCGGCCGCGAGATCAAGAAGCTGCCCGCGCTGCGCGGCCGGACGGTGGTGAACCTCTTCTACGAGGACTCGACCCGCACCCGGATCTCCTTCGAGGCGGCCGCGAAGCGGCTCAGCGCCGACGTGATCAACTTTTCCGCGAAGGGTTCCAGCGTCACCAAGGGCGAGAGCCTGAAGGACACCGCGCTGACCCTGCAGGCCATGGGTGCCGACGCGGTGGTCGTCCGGCACCCCGCCTCCGGCGCGCCGCACCGGCTGGCGAACTGGGTGGACGGGTCGGTGGTCAACGCCGGTGACGGCACCCACGAGCACCCCACCCAGGCGTTGCTGGACGCGTACACCATGCGGTCCCGGCTGGGCCGGCTGGCCGGCCTGTCGGTCGCGGTGGTCGGGGACGTGCTGCACTCCCGGGTGGCCCGCTCCAACGTGCTACTGCTTTCCACCCTCGGCGCCAAGGTCACCCTGGTCGGCCCGCCCACCCTCATCCCGGTGGACATCGCCGCGGCGCTCGCCCCCGGCACCGACGTCTCCTACGACCTCGACTCCGTGCTGCCCAACGTGGACGTGGTGATGATGCTGCGGGTGCAGCGGGAGCGGATGAACGACTCCTACTTCCCTTCGGCCCGCGAGTACGCCCGCCGCTACGGCCTGGACGGGCCGCGGATGCGCCGGCTGCCCGAGCACGCGATCGTCATGCACCCCGGTCCCATGAACCGGGGGATGGAGATCACCCCCGAGGTGGCCGACTCGCCCCGCTCCACCATCGTCGAACAGGTCACCAACGGGGTCTCCGTGCGGATGGCTGTTCTTTACCTGCTGCTCGGAGGGAACAACCGGTGA
- a CDS encoding dihydroorotase, protein MTAYLITSVSVVGAAPTDLLIRDGVVAEVGPGLSAPDATVVDGTGLVALPGLVDLHTHLREPGREDAETVESGSRAAALGGYTAVCAMANTSPVADTAGVVEQVWRLGREAGLVDVQPIGAVTVGLAGERLAELGAMADSAARVRIFSDDGHCVADPKLMRRALEYVKAFDGIIAQHAEEPRLTEGAQMHEGEVSTRLGLIGWPAVAEEAIIARDVLLAEHVGSRLHVCHVSTAGSVEVLRHAKARGVRVTAEVTPHHLLLTDERAETYDPVFKVNPPLRTAADVAALRAALADGVLDVIATDHAPHAVEDKECEWAYARPGMLGLETALSIALDVLGPQWDLIAERMSRVPARIAGLAGHGVDPAPGVPANLTLIDPAARRTIEPAELASRSRNTPYARMTLPGRIVATFLRGEPTVLDGKAVK, encoded by the coding sequence GTGACCGCGTACCTGATCACCAGCGTGAGCGTCGTCGGCGCCGCACCGACCGACCTGCTGATCCGCGACGGTGTGGTCGCCGAGGTCGGCCCGGGACTGTCCGCGCCGGACGCCACCGTCGTCGACGGCACCGGGCTGGTCGCCCTGCCCGGCCTTGTCGACCTGCACACCCACCTGCGCGAGCCCGGCCGGGAGGACGCCGAGACCGTCGAGTCCGGTTCCCGGGCGGCGGCGCTGGGCGGCTACACCGCGGTCTGCGCGATGGCCAACACCTCCCCGGTCGCGGACACCGCCGGCGTGGTCGAGCAGGTCTGGCGGCTCGGCCGAGAGGCCGGGCTGGTCGACGTGCAGCCGATCGGCGCCGTCACCGTCGGGCTGGCCGGCGAGCGCCTCGCCGAACTCGGCGCGATGGCCGACTCCGCGGCCCGGGTGCGGATCTTCTCCGACGACGGGCACTGCGTCGCCGACCCGAAGCTGATGCGCCGGGCCCTGGAGTACGTCAAGGCGTTCGACGGGATTATCGCCCAGCACGCCGAGGAGCCCCGGCTCACCGAGGGCGCCCAGATGCACGAGGGTGAGGTCTCCACCCGGCTCGGGCTGATCGGGTGGCCGGCCGTCGCCGAGGAGGCGATCATCGCCCGGGACGTGCTGCTCGCCGAGCACGTGGGCAGCCGGCTGCACGTCTGCCACGTCTCCACGGCCGGCAGCGTCGAGGTGCTGCGCCACGCCAAGGCGCGCGGGGTGCGGGTCACCGCCGAGGTCACCCCGCACCACCTGCTGCTCACCGACGAGCGGGCGGAGACCTACGACCCGGTCTTCAAGGTCAACCCGCCGCTGCGCACCGCCGCGGACGTCGCCGCCCTGCGTGCCGCGCTCGCCGACGGGGTGCTCGACGTGATCGCCACCGACCACGCCCCGCACGCCGTGGAGGACAAGGAGTGCGAGTGGGCGTACGCCCGGCCGGGGATGCTCGGCCTGGAGACGGCGCTCTCCATCGCGCTGGACGTGCTCGGCCCGCAGTGGGATCTGATCGCCGAGCGGATGTCCCGCGTCCCGGCCCGGATCGCCGGGCTGGCCGGGCATGGCGTCGACCCGGCGCCCGGTGTGCCGGCCAACCTGACCCTGATCGACCCGGCCGCCCGCCGCACCATCGAGCCGGCGGAGCTGGCCAGTCGCAGTCGCAACACCCCGTACGCCCGCATGACGCTGCCGGGTCGCATCGTGGCGACCTTCCTGCGTGGCGAGCCGACGGTCCTGGACGGAAAGGCAGTCAAGTAA